In a single window of the Agrobacterium vitis genome:
- a CDS encoding aminopeptidase P family protein produces MFQSFDVTSTPQFGRDRVAALRDRFSGLGIDGFLIPRADEYQGEYVPASAERLSWLTGFTGSAGEVLVTQSQAVVFVDGRYVTQVRQQVDLDVFTPGDLIDEPPAKWIPAHAPKGFRLGIDPWMHTVAQVSRLEKALNEIGGTLVLVDENPLDAVWTDRPAEPLGAVSIQPISAAGVEAGEKVAKIADGLAAKDAAAVVITDPSSVAWIFNIRGQDVPHTPHPLSRAIIHADGKAELFLDRRKTNLEVETYLDGLATRLDPQNFVLQLAMLAQTGARILMDPDLSPAALARLVSSRGGKVVDGGDPAKLGRAVKNLVELNGSAVAHVQDGVAVVEFLSWLDRQPAGSATEISATRALETIRAKVGERMQNPLKDVSFDTIAGAGEHAAIMHYRVTTESDRPIRAGEMFLVDSGAQYVNGTTDITRTLAVGAVPDDQKRFFTLVLKGMIAISTARFPKGTRGCDLDPLARINLWKAGADFAHGTGHGVGSFLSVHEGPQRISRLSTQELLPGMILSNEPGYYRPGHFGIRIENLVYVRDLEPVNGGDLDMMSFETLTFAPIDRYLIVEDMLTREELRWLDDYHARTREQLLPLVEGDDARNWLIRATEPLARSATA; encoded by the coding sequence ATGTTCCAAAGTTTTGACGTTACCTCTACTCCTCAATTCGGTCGCGACCGCGTCGCGGCGCTGCGCGACCGGTTTTCGGGGCTGGGTATCGATGGTTTTCTGATCCCGCGGGCCGATGAATATCAGGGTGAATACGTGCCCGCTTCAGCCGAACGCTTGTCCTGGCTGACCGGCTTTACCGGCTCGGCGGGCGAAGTTCTGGTAACGCAGAGCCAGGCCGTGGTCTTTGTCGATGGCCGCTATGTCACGCAGGTGCGCCAGCAGGTGGATCTCGACGTATTCACGCCGGGCGACCTGATCGATGAGCCTCCGGCCAAGTGGATTCCGGCCCATGCGCCGAAGGGCTTCCGGCTGGGCATCGATCCATGGATGCATACGGTGGCGCAGGTGTCGCGGCTGGAAAAGGCGCTGAACGAGATCGGTGGCACGCTGGTGCTGGTCGATGAAAATCCGCTCGATGCGGTCTGGACTGACCGTCCTGCCGAGCCGCTGGGCGCTGTGTCGATCCAGCCGATCTCAGCCGCCGGGGTCGAGGCAGGGGAGAAGGTCGCTAAAATCGCCGATGGTCTCGCAGCAAAAGACGCAGCGGCGGTGGTGATCACCGATCCATCGTCGGTGGCCTGGATCTTCAATATTCGTGGCCAGGATGTGCCTCACACGCCGCATCCGTTGTCGCGCGCAATCATCCACGCCGATGGCAAGGCCGAGCTGTTTCTGGACCGGCGCAAGACGAATCTTGAGGTCGAGACCTATCTCGATGGTCTTGCCACCCGGCTTGATCCGCAGAATTTCGTTTTGCAATTGGCAATGCTGGCGCAGACCGGTGCCCGCATTCTGATGGACCCGGATCTCTCGCCAGCGGCACTGGCGCGTCTGGTGTCCAGCCGGGGCGGCAAGGTGGTGGATGGCGGCGATCCGGCCAAGCTGGGGCGGGCGGTGAAAAACCTCGTTGAGCTGAACGGCTCTGCCGTCGCCCATGTGCAGGACGGCGTGGCCGTGGTCGAATTCCTCAGCTGGCTCGACCGGCAACCGGCGGGCAGCGCGACGGAGATCAGTGCGACGCGGGCATTGGAAACCATCCGCGCCAAGGTGGGCGAGCGGATGCAGAACCCGCTGAAGGATGTATCCTTCGATACGATTGCAGGCGCAGGCGAACATGCCGCTATCATGCATTACCGCGTGACGACGGAAAGCGACCGGCCAATCCGGGCAGGAGAAATGTTCCTGGTCGATTCAGGCGCCCAATATGTCAACGGCACCACGGACATAACCCGCACGCTTGCCGTCGGCGCAGTGCCGGACGATCAAAAACGCTTTTTTACGCTGGTGTTGAAGGGCATGATCGCCATCAGCACGGCGCGCTTTCCGAAGGGGACGCGCGGCTGCGATCTCGATCCGCTGGCGCGCATCAACCTGTGGAAGGCCGGGGCGGATTTCGCTCACGGCACAGGCCACGGCGTCGGCTCGTTTCTGTCGGTGCATGAGGGACCGCAACGTATTTCCCGGCTCTCCACCCAGGAATTGCTGCCAGGCATGATTCTCTCCAACGAGCCTGGCTACTATCGGCCGGGCCATTTCGGCATTCGGATCGAAAACCTGGTCTATGTGCGTGATCTGGAGCCGGTGAACGGCGGCGACCTGGATATGATGAGCTTCGAGACGCTGACCTTTGCGCCTATCGATCGCTACCTGATCGTTGAGGACATGCTGACCCGTGAGGAACTGCGCTGGCTGGACGATTACCATGCCCGCACGCGAGAGCAGCTTTTGCCGCTGGTAGAGGGAGACGATGCCCGAAACTGGCTGATCCGGGCAACCGAGCCATTGGCGCGGTCTGCTACTGCATAA
- a CDS encoding AzlD family protein, whose amino-acid sequence MDLDPSMVAIILAAALATYLTRAGGYLVISRFKTLPPRVDAALNAVPAAVLTTLVAPAFYAGGMEVKFAMLLGLVVGLRFSLIPMLLTGWGAAVLIRQFMA is encoded by the coding sequence ATGGATCTAGACCCCTCTATGGTGGCGATCATTCTGGCCGCCGCCCTTGCCACCTACCTTACCCGCGCCGGCGGCTATCTGGTGATCAGCCGTTTCAAGACCTTGCCACCCAGGGTCGATGCGGCGCTGAACGCCGTTCCTGCCGCCGTGCTGACCACGCTGGTCGCCCCGGCCTTTTACGCAGGTGGGATGGAGGTGAAATTCGCCATGTTGCTTGGTCTCGTCGTTGGCCTGCGCTTTTCACTGATCCCCATGCTGTTGACCGGTTGGGGCGCCGCCGTGCTGATCCGCCAGTTCATGGCTTGA
- a CDS encoding AzlC family ABC transporter permease, producing the protein MSDFTDGARQSVPITLSTLPFAALFGAVAAAHGQSVAEATLMSATIFAGASQLVGIDLFGNDVPAWLIVLSVFAVNFRHILYSAAIGPYFQRLSGMQKAVAFFFMTDPQFAETVKHSENGKSVSFGWYMGFALAIYLPWVGFSAIGALFSSLIGDPKAIGLDVLLPVYFMGSVLGFRKRPNFLIVVAVSAVAAVVAMHAVGSPWHVSLGALAGIVTAALLPPKAQTATLEDRPEAVQ; encoded by the coding sequence ATGTCAGACTTTACCGATGGCGCGCGCCAAAGCGTTCCCATCACCCTTTCCACATTGCCCTTCGCCGCCTTGTTTGGTGCAGTCGCTGCAGCCCATGGCCAATCGGTGGCTGAAGCGACACTGATGAGCGCGACGATTTTTGCAGGCGCCAGTCAATTGGTCGGTATCGATCTGTTTGGCAATGACGTTCCGGCCTGGCTGATCGTGCTCTCGGTGTTTGCCGTCAATTTCCGCCATATCCTCTATTCGGCGGCCATTGGCCCTTATTTCCAACGGCTGAGCGGAATGCAAAAGGCCGTCGCCTTCTTCTTCATGACCGATCCGCAATTTGCCGAAACCGTCAAACATTCCGAAAATGGCAAATCCGTTTCCTTCGGCTGGTATATGGGCTTTGCGCTGGCCATCTATCTTCCCTGGGTCGGATTTTCGGCGATTGGCGCATTGTTCAGCAGCCTGATCGGTGATCCGAAAGCGATCGGCCTCGACGTGTTGCTGCCCGTCTATTTCATGGGCAGCGTACTTGGCTTTCGCAAGCGCCCCAACTTCCTGATCGTGGTGGCCGTCAGCGCAGTGGCCGCGGTTGTCGCCATGCATGCCGTTGGCTCACCCTGGCATGTCAGCCTCGGCGCACTGGCGGGCATTGTTACCGCAGCCCTGCTGCCGCCGAAGGCGCAGACCGCCACCCTTGAGGATCGACCGGAGGCGGTACAATGA
- a CDS encoding DUF2164 domain-containing protein, which produces MPKPDDVKADFSKEELALLVSRLQKHLASEHEVELGRFEVESLIDFLAGTVGVHFYNRGLADAQTLLAEQIDRFNDGIYQLERTMVS; this is translated from the coding sequence ATGCCGAAGCCCGATGATGTGAAAGCGGATTTTTCAAAAGAAGAACTGGCCCTGCTGGTCTCACGGTTGCAAAAACACCTGGCGAGCGAACATGAGGTCGAGCTTGGACGGTTCGAGGTCGAAAGTCTGATCGATTTTCTGGCCGGGACGGTTGGTGTGCATTTCTACAACAGAGGCCTTGCCGACGCCCAGACCCTGCTGGCCGAGCAGATCGATCGCTTCAATGACGGGATCTATCAATTGGAGCGGACGATGGTGTCTTGA
- a CDS encoding sulfite exporter TauE/SafE family protein: protein MLMSVIGVPFGALLGTAGGFLGTGGGTFAIPLLVLFAAYDQKLAQGTALVMVVTNVLYALVKYRNKGSFDLKTALVLAVSGSVTSAISSLWALSLSSETLKLWYGVFLMLLAAFVAVTRNIKFVSHGLDYRWAFLPGAIGGISLGLFGVGGAMLGVPLLVMFYGHSQVRAQGLGLALALPGCSISLMQYGYYGHVDWVLGSMLAIGGLLGVPAGVHLAHKVDERTLVLSFCTLLIIAGLLVIVK, encoded by the coding sequence ATGCTGATGAGTGTCATAGGCGTTCCCTTCGGCGCGTTGCTCGGGACGGCGGGAGGCTTTCTGGGAACCGGAGGCGGGACATTTGCAATTCCGCTTCTGGTTTTGTTTGCGGCCTATGACCAGAAGCTGGCCCAAGGGACAGCTTTGGTCATGGTGGTCACCAATGTTCTCTATGCCCTGGTGAAATACCGCAATAAGGGCAGCTTCGATCTCAAGACGGCCCTTGTGCTGGCCGTCAGTGGCAGCGTCACCTCGGCGATCAGCTCTCTATGGGCCTTGTCGCTGTCGAGCGAGACATTAAAGCTTTGGTACGGCGTGTTTTTGATGTTGCTTGCGGCCTTCGTCGCCGTCACGCGAAACATAAAATTCGTCTCGCATGGCCTTGATTATCGCTGGGCCTTTCTGCCAGGCGCGATTGGTGGCATTTCGCTCGGCCTGTTTGGAGTGGGCGGCGCCATGCTGGGTGTTCCCTTGCTTGTGATGTTCTACGGGCATTCACAGGTCCGGGCGCAAGGCTTGGGACTGGCGCTGGCACTGCCCGGATGCAGCATCAGCCTGATGCAATATGGCTATTACGGCCATGTCGACTGGGTGCTTGGCTCCATGCTGGCCATCGGAGGACTTCTGGGCGTGCCAGCGGGCGTTCATTTGGCCCATAAGGTCGATGAGCGTACCCTGGTCCTGTCATTTTGCACATTGCTGATTATTGCGGGCCTGCTTGTCATCGTCAAATAG
- the panB gene encoding 3-methyl-2-oxobutanoate hydroxymethyltransferase: MSAPPRQKRLTPTNIVALKHQRPIVSLTAYTTPMARLMDAHCDLLLVGDSLGMVLYGLDTTVSVTLEMMIAHGQAVLRGVSHACVIVDMPFGSYQESREQAFRNAARIMKETGCDGVKLEGGTEMAETVAFLVERGIPVLGHVGLMPQQVNTSGGYRSKGHDEAEADKIRADATAIAKAGAFALVIEGTVEPLARDITKTLAVPTIGIGASPACDGQILVSDDMLGLFNDFKPRFVKHYAELAGVISKAVEDYATEVKARQFPGPEHTFQPRKS, translated from the coding sequence GTGAGCGCCCCGCCCCGCCAGAAACGCCTGACGCCCACCAACATTGTCGCGCTGAAGCATCAGCGCCCTATTGTGTCCCTCACCGCCTATACCACGCCGATGGCGCGGCTGATGGATGCCCATTGCGATCTGCTGCTGGTTGGCGACAGCCTTGGCATGGTGCTGTATGGGCTGGACACCACTGTTAGCGTCACCCTGGAAATGATGATTGCCCATGGGCAAGCGGTGTTACGCGGAGTCAGTCACGCCTGCGTCATCGTCGATATGCCCTTCGGCTCCTATCAGGAATCCAGGGAACAGGCCTTCCGCAATGCGGCACGGATCATGAAGGAAACCGGCTGTGACGGCGTCAAGCTGGAAGGTGGCACGGAAATGGCCGAGACCGTGGCTTTTCTGGTGGAGCGCGGCATTCCGGTGCTGGGCCATGTCGGGCTGATGCCGCAGCAGGTCAACACATCAGGCGGCTACCGTTCCAAAGGCCATGATGAAGCGGAAGCAGACAAGATCCGGGCCGACGCCACCGCCATTGCCAAGGCAGGCGCTTTTGCGCTGGTCATTGAAGGCACGGTGGAGCCTTTGGCGCGAGACATAACCAAGACCCTCGCCGTCCCCACCATCGGCATCGGCGCCTCACCTGCCTGTGATGGCCAGATCCTGGTCTCAGACGACATGCTGGGCCTGTTCAACGATTTCAAGCCGCGCTTTGTCAAGCATTATGCTGAACTGGCCGGGGTAATTTCAAAGGCTGTGGAAGACTATGCGACAGAGGTCAAGGCGCGGCAATTTCCCGGACCAGAGCATACATTTCAGCCGCGTAAATCGTAA
- the panC gene encoding pantoate--beta-alanine ligase, translating to METINTIAALRQRLDACRRAGKSIGFVPTMGYLHKGHLTLVEQAKAENAVTVVSIFVNPLQFGKGEDLEKYPRDLARDSEMLEAAGVDFLFAPGVADMYPHPMQTVVDLPELGGELEGKARPGHFAGVATVVTKLFNIVQPDAAYFGEKDYQQVAIIRRMVEDLAMPVRVVPVATVREIDGLACSSRNVYLTDEQRAAAVIVPKALEEAERLYHTGMRDTAEMEAALAAFIAREPLAKSDVVAVRHPDTLATLPHLDQPFLVLLYVQIGTTKLLDNRVITIKSNKEAAE from the coding sequence ATGGAGACCATCAATACGATTGCAGCCCTGCGCCAAAGGCTCGACGCATGCCGCAGGGCTGGAAAATCCATCGGCTTCGTGCCGACCATGGGCTATCTGCATAAGGGTCACCTGACGCTGGTCGAACAGGCCAAGGCTGAAAATGCTGTGACTGTTGTGTCGATCTTCGTCAACCCGCTGCAATTCGGCAAGGGCGAAGATCTGGAAAAATACCCCCGCGATCTCGCTCGCGACAGTGAAATGCTGGAGGCGGCGGGCGTCGATTTTCTGTTCGCGCCTGGCGTGGCCGACATGTATCCGCACCCGATGCAAACGGTGGTCGATTTGCCGGAGCTGGGCGGCGAGCTGGAGGGCAAGGCCCGGCCCGGCCATTTCGCGGGCGTAGCAACCGTCGTTACCAAGCTGTTCAACATCGTCCAGCCGGATGCCGCCTATTTTGGCGAGAAGGATTATCAGCAAGTGGCGATCATCCGCCGCATGGTCGAGGATCTCGCCATGCCGGTGCGCGTCGTGCCGGTGGCAACCGTGCGCGAAATCGATGGCCTCGCCTGCTCGTCACGCAATGTCTATCTGACCGACGAGCAGCGCGCTGCCGCCGTCATCGTGCCAAAAGCGCTGGAGGAAGCGGAACGGCTCTACCACACCGGTATGCGCGATACAGCGGAGATGGAAGCAGCCCTTGCCGCCTTCATTGCCCGGGAGCCGTTGGCAAAGTCCGACGTGGTCGCCGTGCGTCACCCCGATACGCTCGCCACCCTGCCCCATCTGGACCAGCCGTTTCTGGTGCTGCTTTACGTACAAATCGGCACGACCAAACTGCTGGATAACCGGGTCATCACCATCAAAAGCAACAAGGAAGCCGCCGAGTGA